One Benincasa hispida cultivar B227 unplaced genomic scaffold, ASM972705v1 Contig425, whole genome shotgun sequence DNA window includes the following coding sequences:
- the LOC120069479 gene encoding uncharacterized protein LOC120069479 has protein sequence MEETFFDLVEFLKKPSIAETFVDILLCAVPIWLAVMIGLVIGWSWRPRWTGLVFLGFRSKFRLLWTAPPGFGARRLWLAFTALSAFSVCRTLWSNFYGKRKAPPVPLAPDSPAPSTLMHSAEGSGDVIANKEEGKEQDIVTENDLDHLLQLLEGRNGDAEWQSMMQRSNPNFAYEAWRLEPENRPTVYRSRTVFEDATPEMVRDFFWDDEFRTKWDPMLTYFKILDECPHTGTMIVHWIKKFPFFCSDREYVMGRRIWEAAKTYYCVTKGVQYPSLPRRDKPRRVDHFFSSWIIRAVESRKGDGIRSACEVILVHYEDMGIPKDVAKLGVRHGMWGTVKKIHSGFRAYQNARKSDISVSRSALMARITTKISFDRNMDSSEPESGEVRTQVVRRKLQNDAGIDWKWIVIGGTVAVVCGLRTGAIGKALLLGAGQRMARR, from the exons ATGGAGGAAACTTTCTTCGATCTTGTGGAGTTTCTCAAGAAGCCCTCAATCGCCGAAACATTCGTCGACATTTTGCTATGTGCAGTTCCGATCTGGCTCGCTGTTATGATCGGCCTCGTCATCGGTTGGTCCTGGCGTCCTCGCTGGACTGGATTGGTTTTCCTCGGCTTTCGGAGTAAGTTTAGATTATTGTGGACTGCTCCTCCTGGATTTGGAGCTCGGCGACTTTGGTTGGCCTTCACGGCGCTATCTGCCTTCTCAGTCTGCCGTACTCTTTGGTCCAATTTTTATGGGAAGAGGAAGGCACCACCGGTACCGTTGGCCCCGGATTCTCCGGCGCCATCCACGTTGATGCACTCGGCGGAAGGAAGCGGGGATGTAATTGC CAATAAAGAGGAGGGAAAAGAGCAGGATATTGTCACGGAGAATGATTTAGATCACCTATTGCAACTTCTTGAAGGAAGGAATGGGGATGCAGAGTGGCAAAGTATGATGCAAAGGTCGAACCCAAACTTTGCATATGAAGCTTGGCGCCTTGAGCCTGAG AACAGACCAACTGTTTATCGTAGTAGAACTGTCTTTGAAGATGCAACCCCAGAGATGGTTAGAGACTTTTTCTGGGACGATGAGTTTCGGACTAAATGGGATCCCATGCTTACGTATTTCAAGATATTGGATGAATGCCCTCATACGGGGACCATGATTGTTCACTGGATTAAAAAG TTCCCCTTTTTCTGCAGTGATAGAGAATATGTCATGGGTCGAAGAATATGGGAAGCTGCAAAGACTTACTATTGTGTTACAAAG GGTGTACAATATCCAAGCTTACCCAGACGTGACAAACCCAGGCGTGTGGATCATTTTTTTTCGAGTTGGATCATCAGGGCAG TGGAGTCTCGTAAAGGAGATGGAATAAGGTCTGCTTGTGAGGTTATCCTTGTGCATTATGAAGATATGGGAATCCCCAAGGATGTTGCTAAATTGGGAGTCCGTCATGGAATGTGGGGAACTGTCAAGAAGATCCACTCTGGTTTCAGAGCATACCAGAATGCTAGGAAATCAGATATTTCTGTTTCCAGAAGCGCACTGATGGCCAGGATCACCACAAAGATTTCTTTTGACAGAAACATGGATTCCTCCGAGCCAGAGTCGGGTGAAGTACGAACTCAAGTGGTGAGGAGGAAGCTCCAAAATGATGCTGGCATAGATTGGAAATGGATAGTCATTGGTGGGACAGTGGCTGTAGTCTGTGGACTTCGAACCGGTGCAATTGGGAAGGCCTTGTTACTTGGGGCAGGACAGAGAATGGCTCGAAGGTGA